CCTTGGCGCGCGCGATTGCAGCCGTTGCGGCCGCATCCTCTTCGGCTTCGTTACCCTCGGGAACGGGCAGTTCGCGCACGCGGCGCTTCTCCATCGTCTCCGCCGCAGCGATCGCCGCAGCCAGCAGGTCGCCCTCGACGACGCGATCGACGATCCCCTGCTTCTGCGCTTCCGCCGCCTTCAGGATCTTGCCTTCGGCGATCAGGGTGATGGCCGCCGCCATGCCGGTCAGGCGCGGCAGGCGCTGGGTACCGCCGGCGCCGGGGATGATGCCAAGCCGCGTCTCGGTCAGGCCGACCATCGCCTTCGGGCTGGCGATGCGGTAGTCGCAGGCAAGCGCGATCTCGAGGCCGCCACCGAGTGCCGCCCCGTCGATCGCCGCCACGACCGGCTTTTCCAGCGCGTCGATCGCCGCCACCACGTCGGGCAGGAACGGCTCGTCCGGCGGCAGCGCCATTTCCTTCAGATCGGCGCCGGCAATGAAGCGGCCCGGGCCGCCGCTGATGACGGCGGCGGTGACGCTGTCGTCCGAGGCGACCTCCGAGGCGGCAAAGAGCAGGCCCTCGCGCACGGCCTTTGAGAGCGCGTTGACCGGCGCGTAGTCGATGGTGATGACGGCGACGCCGCCATGGCGGGTGATGGAAACGGGATGGGCAGGGCTGGTCATGGTCACACCCTTTCGATCAATCCGGCGATCCCCTGGCCGACGCCGATGCACATGGTTGCGATCGCCCGCCTGCCGCCGCGCACTTCCAGGGCGCTCACGGCGGTCATGGCAAGGCGCGCGCCCGACATGCCGAGCGGATGGCCGAGCGAGATCGCGCCGCCATGCGGGTTGACGTGCTCGGCATCGTCGGGCAGGCCGAGCTGGCGCAGGACGGCGAGCCCCTGCGAGGCGAAGGCCTCGTTCAGCTCGATCAGATCGATGTCGGAGAGCGAAAACCTGGTCCTTTCGAGCAACTTCTTCGTCGCCGGCGCCGGGCCGATGCCCATGATGCGCGGGGCGACGCCGGCGCAGACGACCGAAACGATGCGGGCGCGCGGGGTCAGGCCGTAGCGCTTCACGGCAGCTTCCGAGGCGATGATCAGCGCGCCGGCTCCGTCATTGACGCCCGACGCGTTGCCGGCCGTCACCGAGCCGCCCTCTTTCCGGAACGGCGCCTTCAGCTTGGCGAGCTGTTCCAGTGTCGTTTCGGCGCGCGGATGTTCGTCGACGCTAACCGTCGTCACCGCACCCTTCTTGCCGACGATGTCGATCGGCGAAATCTCGCGGGCGAAGAAGCCGGCATCCTGCGCCGCCTTGGTGCGCTGCTGCGAGCGATAGGCAAAGAGGTCCTGGTCCTCGCGCGAAATGTCGAAGTCGGCGGCGACGTTTTCGGCCGTTTCCGGCATGGAATCGACGCCGTATTGCGCCTTCAGCACCGGATTGACGAAGCGCCAGCCGATGGTGGTGTCGAACATTTCCGCCTGCCTTGAGAACGCGTCGGTCGCCTTGCCCATGACGAAGGGCGCGCGCGTCATGCTCTCGACGCCGCCGGCGATCACAAGGTCGGCGTCGCCGGTCTTGACCGCACGCGCCGCCATGCCGACGGCATCAAAGCCGGAGCCGCAGAGGCGGTTGATCGTCGTGCCCGGCACGCTCACCGGCAGACCGGCGAGCAGCACCGCCATGCGCGCCACGTCGCGATTATCCTCGCCCGCCTGGTTGGCGCAGCCGAGGATCACGTCGTCCACCGCTTCCCAGTCGATCCCCGGATTGCGCTCTTTCAGCACGCGCAGCGGATGGGCGGCGAGGTCGTCCGCGCGGACGTCCTTCAGCGCGCCGCCATAGCGGCCGATCGGCGTGCGGGTGAAATCGCAGATATAGGCTTCCGACATGAAATCCTCCTTAAAGATGCGGTTCAGGCCGCTGCCGGACGGCGGACACAGACAACGCGGAAGCGCTGGGCGACATAGGCCGTGTCGGTCAGGCAGGCATTGCCGGCGGGGTTGGCGCCGGTGACATGGAAATCGCTGAAGGCGGCACTCTGATTCACATAGATACCGCCCGTCAGGTTGACCGAGAGCGGAACGCCGGCCTGCGCATAGAGCCCGACCGCCTTGTCGATCAGGTCGGCGTCGCGGCTGTAGAGCGCGGCGGTGATGCCGCCCTTCGCTCTGGCCGCGTGCGTGGCGCGATCGATCGCGTCCGTGGCATCTTCGCAGGATACCACGAAGCTGATCGGGCCGAACTGTTCCTTCAGGTAAGCCGCTTCGCTGGCCTCGACCGCAAGGATCAGCGGGGTCGCCGTCCGCCCATTCTCAAGCCCGCCAACGGGAGCGCTGGCGCGCACGACGCGGCCGAGACCGGTG
The Rhizobium sp. ARZ01 genome window above contains:
- the pcaF gene encoding 3-oxoadipyl-CoA thiolase; amino-acid sequence: MSEAYICDFTRTPIGRYGGALKDVRADDLAAHPLRVLKERNPGIDWEAVDDVILGCANQAGEDNRDVARMAVLLAGLPVSVPGTTINRLCGSGFDAVGMAARAVKTGDADLVIAGGVESMTRAPFVMGKATDAFSRQAEMFDTTIGWRFVNPVLKAQYGVDSMPETAENVAADFDISREDQDLFAYRSQQRTKAAQDAGFFAREISPIDIVGKKGAVTTVSVDEHPRAETTLEQLAKLKAPFRKEGGSVTAGNASGVNDGAGALIIASEAAVKRYGLTPRARIVSVVCAGVAPRIMGIGPAPATKKLLERTRFSLSDIDLIELNEAFASQGLAVLRQLGLPDDAEHVNPHGGAISLGHPLGMSGARLAMTAVSALEVRGGRRAIATMCIGVGQGIAGLIERV